Proteins found in one Neodiprion lecontei isolate iyNeoLeco1 chromosome 6, iyNeoLeco1.1, whole genome shotgun sequence genomic segment:
- the LOC107219954 gene encoding cytoplasmic FMR1-interacting protein isoform X2: MATDKVTLADALSNVDVLDEFTLPDEQPCIEAQPCSVVYQANFDTNFEDRNGFVTGIAKYIEEATVHASLNELLEEGLEHAVMLYTWRCCSRAIPQPKSNEQPNRVEIYEKTVEVLAPEVNKLLNFMYFQRKAIERFSAEVKRLCHHEKRKDFVSEAYLLTLGKFINMFAVLDELKNMKSSVKNDYSTYRRAAQFLKVMTDSQTLQESQNLSLFLATQNKIRDTVKENLEKIAGYEELLADVVNICVHMFETKMYLTPNEKHMLVKVMGFGLFLMDSDLCNINKLDQKKKLKLDRIDRIFKNLEVVPLFGDMQIAPFNYIKRSKHFDSSKWPLSSSSNSMSPQADLMVHLPQIREDHVKYISELARYSNEVTTTYKECGSDGENRETAELALRGLQLLSQWTSVVTELYSWKLLHPTDHHMNKECPQEAEEYERATRYNYTDEEKFALIEVIAMIKGLQVLMARMETVFIDAIRRNIYAELQDFVQLILREPLRKATKNKKDLIRSIIVSVRETCADWQKGVEPVADPALKGKKDPDNGFVIKVPRRNVGPSSTQLYMVRTMLESLIADKSGGKRTLRKDIDGQYLVQIDQFHKTSFYWNYLLSFSESLQNCCDLSQLWYREFYLEMTMGRRIQFPIEMSMPWILTDHILRSKEPSMMEFVLYPLDLYNDSALYALTIFRKQFLYDEVEAEVNLCFDQFVYKLSEQIFAHYKQLAASILLDKRFRVECVALGAYLLPYPRANRYETLLKQRHVQLLGRSIDLNKLITQRINADMQKSLDLAVSKFESGDITGVVELEGLLQVNRLTHKLLSKWLALDEYDAMFREANHNVLAPYGRITLHVFWELNYDFLPNYCYNAATNRFVKCRGLQFAQPVHRDKPPMMSYHYLWGSKQLNLAYSTQYGQYTGFVGSYHFRTMCKLLGYQGIAVVMEELLKIVKSLIQGNLLQFTKTLMEAMPKVCKLPRYDYGSPGVLGYYHAQLNDIVQYPDAKTELFHNFREFGNTILFCLLMEQALSQEEVCDLLHAAPFQNILPRPYCKDGEKPETKQKRLEAKYAALQIVPNVEELGTAKQAMIAKEGDLLTRERLCCGLSIFEVVLSRLRSFLDDPIWVGPPPANGVMNVDECTEFHRLWSALQFVYCIPVGETEFTVEELFGEGLHWAGCAMIILLGQQRRFEALDFCYHILRVQRVDGKDENVKGIHLKRMVDRIRRFQVLNSQIFAVLNKYLKSGDSDATSVEHVRCFPPPIHPSLAHTQQHYHAPEYLRQMNHQ; the protein is encoded by the exons ATGGCTACCGATAAGGTAACATTGGCTGATGCTTTATCAAATGTCGATGTACTCGACGAATTTACCCTGCCTGATGAGCAGCCTTGCATTGAAGCCCAACCGTGCTCCGTTGTTTATCAAGCTAATTTTGATACAAATTTTGAAGATAGAAATGGGTTTGTCACTGGTATTGCCAAGTACATTGAAGAGGCAACTGTACACGCTAGTTTG AACGAACTACTCGAAGAAGGTCTAGAGCATGCGGTAATGTTATATACCTGGAGATGTTGTTCTCGAGCAATTCCTCAACCAAAATCCAATGAGCAGCCAAATCGTGTTGAAATATATGAGAAAACAGTTGAGGTCTTAGCACCTGAAGTGAACAAGTTGCTGAACTTTATGTATTTTCAA AGAAAAGCTATTGAAAGGTTTTCTGCTGAAGTTAAGCGCTTGTGTCACCATGAGAAGCGAAAGGATTTTGTCTCTGAAGCATACCTACTAACTCTTGGAAAATTCATTAATATGTTTGCTGTTCtcgatgaattaaaaaatatgaaatcgaGTGTTAAGAATGATTATTCAACGTACAGAAG agcTGCTCAGTTTTTGAAAGTAATGACTGATTCGCAAACTCTTCAAGAGTCTCAGAATTTGTCATTGTTTCTGGCAacgcaaaataaaattcgtgaCACCGTAAAAGAAAATCTAGAGAAAATTGCTGGGTATGAAGAGCTTCTAGCAGATGTAGTTAATATTTGTGTACACATGTTCGAAACGAAGATGTATTTAACACCAAATGAAAAGCACATGCTTGTTAAGGTCATGGGCTTTGGGTTATTTCTGATGGACAGTGACTTGTGTAACATTAATAAGTTGGATCAAAAAAAGAAGTTGAAACTAGACAGGATTGatagaatatttaaaaacttggAGGTCGTACCACTGTTTGGAGATATGCAAATTGCTCCCTTCAATTACATCAAACGGTCGAAGCACTTCGACTCTTCAAAGTGGCCACTTTCATCTTCTTCTAACAGTATGAGTCCACAAGCAGATCTTATGGTACACCTTCCTCAAATCAGAGAAGATCACGTCAAATACATCAGCGAATTGGCGAG GTACAGTAATGAAGTAACAACAACGTATAAGGAGTGTGGAAGTGATGGGGAAAATAGAGAAACAGCTGAATTGGCATTGCGAGGATTACAACTGTTATCGCAGTGGACCAGCGTTGTTACAGAACTGTATAGCTGGAAATTACTTCATCCTACGGACCATCACATGAATAAAGAATGTCCGCAAGAAGCTGAAGAGTATGAACGG GCAACCCGATACAATTACACAGATGAAGAAAAGTTTGCTCTGATTGAAGTTATAGCTATGATCAAGGGCCTGCAAGTTCTGATGGCTCGCATGGAAACTGTCTTTATCGATGCTATACGCAGAAACATTTACGCTGAACTACAGGACTTTGTACAATTGATTTTAAGAGAACCACTCAGAAAGGCTaccaagaataaaaaagatttGATTCGAAGTATAATTGTATCGGTCCGAGAGACTTGTGCAGATTGGCAAAAAGGCGTTGAACCTGTAGCGGACCCAGCTTTAAAGGGCAAAAAAGATCCAGACAATGGTTTTGTCATTAAAGTTCCAAGAAGAAATGTTG GTCCATCATCGACTCAATTGTACATGGTACGTACGATGTTGGAGTCACTAATTGCAGATAAGAGCGGAGGTAAGAGAACGCTGAGAAAGGATATAGATGGGCAATATCTCGTGCAGATCGATCAATTTCATAAAACAAGTTTTTACTGGAATTACTTGCTTAGTTTTAGCG AGTCATTGCAGAACTGCTGTGATCTATCACAACTCTGGTACCGTGAATTCTACCTTGAGATGACCATGGGCCGGAGGATTCAG TTCCCGATTGAAATGTCGATGCCATGGATCCTGACTGACCATATTCTTAGAAGCAAAGAACCTTCAATGATGGA ATTCGTATTGTACCCTTTGGATCTGTACAACGACAGTGCATTATACGCGTTAACAATATTTCGAAAGCAATTCCTTTATGATGAAGTTGAGGCAGAAGTAAACCTATGCTTTGACCAATTCGTCTACAAGCTAAGTGAACAAATTTTCGCTCATTACAAGCAATTGGCAGCCAGCATTTTGCTTGATAAGAGATTTCGCGTTGAATGCGTTGCTCTTGGGGCTTACTTACTGCCATATCCTCGAGCAAACAGATATGAAACATTATTAAAACAACGGCACGTACAACTGTTAGGAAGAAGCATTGATCTCAATAAGTTGATCACACAACGAATCAATGCTgatatgcaaaaatctttgGATTTGGCTGTTAGCAAATTCGAATCTGGTGATATTACAGGTGTTGTG GAATTAGAAGGTTTGCTACAAGTCAACCGCCTCACTCATAAACTTTTGAGCAAATGGTTGGCATTGGATGAATATGATGCAATGTTCAGAGAAGCTAATCACAACGTTCTTGCCCCATATGGTAGAATTACTCTTCACGTATTTTGGGAGCTAAATTATGACTTCTTGCCAAATTACTGTTACAATGCTGCCACAAATAG ATTTGTCAAATGTCGAGGTCTTCAATTTGCACAACCGGTGCACAGAGATAAGCCACCTATGATGTCTTACCATTATTTATGGGGCAGTAAACAATTAAATCTTGCATATAGCACTCAGTATGGTCAATACACGGGCTTTGTTGGCTCATACCACTTCCGTACAATGTGCAAACTTCTTGGATATCAAGGGATTGCTGTAGTCATGgaagaattattaaaaatagtgAAATCTCTCATCCAAGGAAACCTCCTGCAGTTTACTAAGACCCTAATGGAAGCAATGCCAAAAGTGTGTAAACTCCCGAGATATGATTACGGATCTCCAGGTGTTTTAGGCTACTACCATGCCCAGTTGAACGACATTGTTCAGTATCCTGATGCAAAGACTGAACTGTTTCACAACTTTCGCGAATTTGGCAACACTATATTATTCTGTCTATTAATGGAGCAAGCTTTGTCACAAGAAGAAGTTTGCGACTTGCTCCATGCAGCACCATTTCAGAACATATTACCTCGCCCTTATTGCAAAG ATGGTGAAAAACCAGAAACTAAACAAAAACGTTTGGAAGCAAAGTATGCAGCTTTACAAATTGTCCCTAATGTTGAAGAGCTTGGAACTGCTAAG CAAGCGATGATTGCGAAAGAAGGGGATTTACTAACAAGGGAGCGACTTTGTTGCGGTTTGTCAATTTTTGAGGTGGTTCTTAGTCGACTACGCAGCTTTCTGGATGATCCTATTTGGGTAGGACCTCCACCTGCAAACGGAGTGATGAATGTAGATGAATGTACTGAATTCCACAGACTTTGGAGTGCCTTACAGTTTGTGTACTGCATTCCAGTTGGAGAAACAGAATTTACAGTGGA GGAACTCTTCGGAGAAGGTTTACACTGGGCTGGATGTGCTATGATAATCCTTCTGGGTCAACAAAGGAGATTTGAAGCTTTAGATTTCTGCTACCATATTCTACGAGTTCAACGTGTCGACGGGAAAGATGAAAATGTCAAGGGCATT CACTTGAAGAGAATGGTGGATCGCATCAGACGGTTTCAAGTATTGAACTCTCAAATTTTCGCAGTGCTAAATAAGTACCTTAAGAGTGGTGACAGTGACGCAACTAGTGTAGAACATGTCCGATGCTTTCCACCACCGATACATCCATCCCTTGCACATACCCAGCAACATTATCATGCCCCGGAATATTTACGCCAGATGAATCACCAGTAA
- the LOC107219954 gene encoding cytoplasmic FMR1-interacting protein isoform X1 has product MATDKVTLADALSNVDVLDEFTLPDEQPCIEAQPCSVVYQANFDTNFEDRNGFVTGIAKYIEEATVHASLNELLEEGLEHAVMLYTWRCCSRAIPQPKSNEQPNRVEIYEKTVEVLAPEVNKLLNFMYFQRKAIERFSAEVKRLCHHEKRKDFVSEAYLLTLGKFINMFAVLDELKNMKSSVKNDYSTYRRAAQFLKVMTDSQTLQESQNLSLFLATQNKIRDTVKENLEKIAGYEELLADVVNICVHMFETKMYLTPNEKHMLVKVMGFGLFLMDSDLCNINKLDQKKKLKLDRIDRIFKNLEVVPLFGDMQIAPFNYIKRSKHFDSSKWPLSSSSNSMSPQADLMVHLPQIREDHVKYISELARYSNEVTTTYKECGSDGENRETAELALRGLQLLSQWTSVVTELYSWKLLHPTDHHMNKECPQEAEEYERATRYNYTDEEKFALIEVIAMIKGLQVLMARMETVFIDAIRRNIYAELQDFVQLILREPLRKATKNKKDLIRSIIVSVRETCADWQKGVEPVADPALKGKKDPDNGFVIKVPRRNVGPSSTQLYMVRTMLESLIADKSGGKRTLRKDIDGQYLVQIDQFHKTSFYWNYLLSFSESLQNCCDLSQLWYREFYLEMTMGRRIQKCQVRHQHNEECSDLITMEKRIQFPIEMSMPWILTDHILRSKEPSMMEFVLYPLDLYNDSALYALTIFRKQFLYDEVEAEVNLCFDQFVYKLSEQIFAHYKQLAASILLDKRFRVECVALGAYLLPYPRANRYETLLKQRHVQLLGRSIDLNKLITQRINADMQKSLDLAVSKFESGDITGVVELEGLLQVNRLTHKLLSKWLALDEYDAMFREANHNVLAPYGRITLHVFWELNYDFLPNYCYNAATNRFVKCRGLQFAQPVHRDKPPMMSYHYLWGSKQLNLAYSTQYGQYTGFVGSYHFRTMCKLLGYQGIAVVMEELLKIVKSLIQGNLLQFTKTLMEAMPKVCKLPRYDYGSPGVLGYYHAQLNDIVQYPDAKTELFHNFREFGNTILFCLLMEQALSQEEVCDLLHAAPFQNILPRPYCKDGEKPETKQKRLEAKYAALQIVPNVEELGTAKQAMIAKEGDLLTRERLCCGLSIFEVVLSRLRSFLDDPIWVGPPPANGVMNVDECTEFHRLWSALQFVYCIPVGETEFTVEELFGEGLHWAGCAMIILLGQQRRFEALDFCYHILRVQRVDGKDENVKGIHLKRMVDRIRRFQVLNSQIFAVLNKYLKSGDSDATSVEHVRCFPPPIHPSLAHTQQHYHAPEYLRQMNHQ; this is encoded by the exons ATGGCTACCGATAAGGTAACATTGGCTGATGCTTTATCAAATGTCGATGTACTCGACGAATTTACCCTGCCTGATGAGCAGCCTTGCATTGAAGCCCAACCGTGCTCCGTTGTTTATCAAGCTAATTTTGATACAAATTTTGAAGATAGAAATGGGTTTGTCACTGGTATTGCCAAGTACATTGAAGAGGCAACTGTACACGCTAGTTTG AACGAACTACTCGAAGAAGGTCTAGAGCATGCGGTAATGTTATATACCTGGAGATGTTGTTCTCGAGCAATTCCTCAACCAAAATCCAATGAGCAGCCAAATCGTGTTGAAATATATGAGAAAACAGTTGAGGTCTTAGCACCTGAAGTGAACAAGTTGCTGAACTTTATGTATTTTCAA AGAAAAGCTATTGAAAGGTTTTCTGCTGAAGTTAAGCGCTTGTGTCACCATGAGAAGCGAAAGGATTTTGTCTCTGAAGCATACCTACTAACTCTTGGAAAATTCATTAATATGTTTGCTGTTCtcgatgaattaaaaaatatgaaatcgaGTGTTAAGAATGATTATTCAACGTACAGAAG agcTGCTCAGTTTTTGAAAGTAATGACTGATTCGCAAACTCTTCAAGAGTCTCAGAATTTGTCATTGTTTCTGGCAacgcaaaataaaattcgtgaCACCGTAAAAGAAAATCTAGAGAAAATTGCTGGGTATGAAGAGCTTCTAGCAGATGTAGTTAATATTTGTGTACACATGTTCGAAACGAAGATGTATTTAACACCAAATGAAAAGCACATGCTTGTTAAGGTCATGGGCTTTGGGTTATTTCTGATGGACAGTGACTTGTGTAACATTAATAAGTTGGATCAAAAAAAGAAGTTGAAACTAGACAGGATTGatagaatatttaaaaacttggAGGTCGTACCACTGTTTGGAGATATGCAAATTGCTCCCTTCAATTACATCAAACGGTCGAAGCACTTCGACTCTTCAAAGTGGCCACTTTCATCTTCTTCTAACAGTATGAGTCCACAAGCAGATCTTATGGTACACCTTCCTCAAATCAGAGAAGATCACGTCAAATACATCAGCGAATTGGCGAG GTACAGTAATGAAGTAACAACAACGTATAAGGAGTGTGGAAGTGATGGGGAAAATAGAGAAACAGCTGAATTGGCATTGCGAGGATTACAACTGTTATCGCAGTGGACCAGCGTTGTTACAGAACTGTATAGCTGGAAATTACTTCATCCTACGGACCATCACATGAATAAAGAATGTCCGCAAGAAGCTGAAGAGTATGAACGG GCAACCCGATACAATTACACAGATGAAGAAAAGTTTGCTCTGATTGAAGTTATAGCTATGATCAAGGGCCTGCAAGTTCTGATGGCTCGCATGGAAACTGTCTTTATCGATGCTATACGCAGAAACATTTACGCTGAACTACAGGACTTTGTACAATTGATTTTAAGAGAACCACTCAGAAAGGCTaccaagaataaaaaagatttGATTCGAAGTATAATTGTATCGGTCCGAGAGACTTGTGCAGATTGGCAAAAAGGCGTTGAACCTGTAGCGGACCCAGCTTTAAAGGGCAAAAAAGATCCAGACAATGGTTTTGTCATTAAAGTTCCAAGAAGAAATGTTG GTCCATCATCGACTCAATTGTACATGGTACGTACGATGTTGGAGTCACTAATTGCAGATAAGAGCGGAGGTAAGAGAACGCTGAGAAAGGATATAGATGGGCAATATCTCGTGCAGATCGATCAATTTCATAAAACAAGTTTTTACTGGAATTACTTGCTTAGTTTTAGCG AGTCATTGCAGAACTGCTGTGATCTATCACAACTCTGGTACCGTGAATTCTACCTTGAGATGACCATGGGCCGGAGGATTCAG AAATGCCAAGTGCGTCATCAGCATAATGAAGAATGCAGCGACTTGATCACCATGGAGAAACGCATTCAG TTCCCGATTGAAATGTCGATGCCATGGATCCTGACTGACCATATTCTTAGAAGCAAAGAACCTTCAATGATGGA ATTCGTATTGTACCCTTTGGATCTGTACAACGACAGTGCATTATACGCGTTAACAATATTTCGAAAGCAATTCCTTTATGATGAAGTTGAGGCAGAAGTAAACCTATGCTTTGACCAATTCGTCTACAAGCTAAGTGAACAAATTTTCGCTCATTACAAGCAATTGGCAGCCAGCATTTTGCTTGATAAGAGATTTCGCGTTGAATGCGTTGCTCTTGGGGCTTACTTACTGCCATATCCTCGAGCAAACAGATATGAAACATTATTAAAACAACGGCACGTACAACTGTTAGGAAGAAGCATTGATCTCAATAAGTTGATCACACAACGAATCAATGCTgatatgcaaaaatctttgGATTTGGCTGTTAGCAAATTCGAATCTGGTGATATTACAGGTGTTGTG GAATTAGAAGGTTTGCTACAAGTCAACCGCCTCACTCATAAACTTTTGAGCAAATGGTTGGCATTGGATGAATATGATGCAATGTTCAGAGAAGCTAATCACAACGTTCTTGCCCCATATGGTAGAATTACTCTTCACGTATTTTGGGAGCTAAATTATGACTTCTTGCCAAATTACTGTTACAATGCTGCCACAAATAG ATTTGTCAAATGTCGAGGTCTTCAATTTGCACAACCGGTGCACAGAGATAAGCCACCTATGATGTCTTACCATTATTTATGGGGCAGTAAACAATTAAATCTTGCATATAGCACTCAGTATGGTCAATACACGGGCTTTGTTGGCTCATACCACTTCCGTACAATGTGCAAACTTCTTGGATATCAAGGGATTGCTGTAGTCATGgaagaattattaaaaatagtgAAATCTCTCATCCAAGGAAACCTCCTGCAGTTTACTAAGACCCTAATGGAAGCAATGCCAAAAGTGTGTAAACTCCCGAGATATGATTACGGATCTCCAGGTGTTTTAGGCTACTACCATGCCCAGTTGAACGACATTGTTCAGTATCCTGATGCAAAGACTGAACTGTTTCACAACTTTCGCGAATTTGGCAACACTATATTATTCTGTCTATTAATGGAGCAAGCTTTGTCACAAGAAGAAGTTTGCGACTTGCTCCATGCAGCACCATTTCAGAACATATTACCTCGCCCTTATTGCAAAG ATGGTGAAAAACCAGAAACTAAACAAAAACGTTTGGAAGCAAAGTATGCAGCTTTACAAATTGTCCCTAATGTTGAAGAGCTTGGAACTGCTAAG CAAGCGATGATTGCGAAAGAAGGGGATTTACTAACAAGGGAGCGACTTTGTTGCGGTTTGTCAATTTTTGAGGTGGTTCTTAGTCGACTACGCAGCTTTCTGGATGATCCTATTTGGGTAGGACCTCCACCTGCAAACGGAGTGATGAATGTAGATGAATGTACTGAATTCCACAGACTTTGGAGTGCCTTACAGTTTGTGTACTGCATTCCAGTTGGAGAAACAGAATTTACAGTGGA GGAACTCTTCGGAGAAGGTTTACACTGGGCTGGATGTGCTATGATAATCCTTCTGGGTCAACAAAGGAGATTTGAAGCTTTAGATTTCTGCTACCATATTCTACGAGTTCAACGTGTCGACGGGAAAGATGAAAATGTCAAGGGCATT CACTTGAAGAGAATGGTGGATCGCATCAGACGGTTTCAAGTATTGAACTCTCAAATTTTCGCAGTGCTAAATAAGTACCTTAAGAGTGGTGACAGTGACGCAACTAGTGTAGAACATGTCCGATGCTTTCCACCACCGATACATCCATCCCTTGCACATACCCAGCAACATTATCATGCCCCGGAATATTTACGCCAGATGAATCACCAGTAA